From Camelus dromedarius isolate mCamDro1 chromosome 2, mCamDro1.pat, whole genome shotgun sequence, one genomic window encodes:
- the VWA5B2 gene encoding von Willebrand factor A domain-containing protein 5B2 isoform X1 yields the protein MPGLYCPSSWTPLPLTDSWVRACANGPCLSLRARLTYHNPQPQPVDGVFVYPLAEAEVVSGFEAEAAGRRVSFQLQSRRRSQAACCRALGPALGASTPRRCAQGHLVLDLAQARSTLVLPTGLIAAAGTMTVTLHSSRELPSRPDGVLHVALPSVLTPLAPPGPPGPPRPPGLCDDRLGLCPTSCFGVGSPEGEGPAWEEPAAPRDVFSGPARCPAPYTFSFEMLVTGPCLLAGLESPSHALRADAPPHASSAATICVTLAEGHHCDRALEILLHPSEPHQPHLMLEAGSLSSAEYEAQVRARRDFQRLQRRDSDGDRQVWFLQRRFHKDILLNPVLVLSFCPDLSSKPGHLGTASRELLFLVDGSSVAHKDAIILAVKSLPPQTLINLAMFGTSVQPLFPESRPCSDDAVQLICESIEALQAVVGPPDVLAVLDWALGQPQHRAHPRQLFLLTAASPLATVTHQTLELVRWHRGAARCFSFGLGPACRQLLQGLSALSRGQAYFLRPGERLQPKLVQALRKALEPALSDVSVDWFVPDTVEALLTPREIPALYPGDQLLGYCSLFRVDGFRSRPPGGQEPGWQSLGGSVFPSPEEAPSATSPGTEPTGTSEPLGTGTVSAELSSPWAAGDSEQSTDALTDPVTDPGPNPSSETAIWRRIFQSSYIREQYVLTHCSASPEPGPGSTGSSESPVSQGPGSPEGSAPLDPPSQQGCRSLAWGEPAGSHSCPLPPPPLAPVKTGALSAEVLGRRCRAALAGRSLSSPPGRANPVPGHPRHPSLDVAPDGPGPEPGQQLGQGLDDSGNLLSPAPMDWDMLMEPPFLFTAVPHNGELATPPVPLPPQAPRCHVVIRGLCGKQPMCWEVGVGLETLWGPVDGGSQLPSPPERESAWDQALHRLTAASVVRDNEQLALRGGGETMTDQGHARRSWLRALQTSKVSSAPSCFTCPVAVDATTREVLPTALQVRSSEPAEPPGTSPGSQGHLDAAPLPTVVHSKGGWDLDQNGNSNSALGDSAVAPGSPHHLSPQPPSQLSLGHRKARGPGSHRLCSPNSSQANDSNSEGSPHDYLPLVRLQEAPGSFRLDAPFCAAVRISRERLCRASPFAAHRASLSPTSASSPWALLGHGVGQGDSATASCSPSPSSGSEGPGQVDSGRGSDTEASEGAEGPGGVDLRGRTWATAVALAWLEHRCAAAFGEWELAAAKADCWLRAQHLPDGLDLANLKAAARGLFLLLRHWDQNLQLHLLCYSPANM from the exons ATGCCTGGCCTGTACTGCCCCTCCAGCTGGACGCCGCTGCCCCTCACGGACTCCTGGGTCCGGGCCTGCGCCAACGGACCCTGTCTCAGCCTGCGGGCCCGGCTCACCTACCACAACCCGCAGCCGCAGCCAGTGGACG GCGTGTTCGTGTATCCGCTGGCCGAGGCCGAAGTGGTTTCGGGCTTCGAGGCAGAGGCGGCAGGACGGCGCGTCTCCTTCCAGCTGCAGAGCCGGCGCCGCTCGCAGGCCGCCTGCTGCCGCGCGCTGGGTCCCGCGCTGGGGGCCTCAACGCCCCGCCGCTGCGCGCAGG GTCATCTTGTCTTGGATCTGGCCCAGGCCCGGTCCACGCTGGTGCTGCCCACAGGCCTCATCGCCGCGGCCGGCACCATGACAGTGACCCTGCACAGCAGCCGGGAGCTGCCCTCCAGGCCTGACGGGGTGCTGCACGTGGCTCTACCCTCTGTGCTCACCCCTCTGGCCCCTCCAGGCCCGCCGGGGCCCCCCAGGCCTCCGGGGCTCTGTGACGACAGGTTGGGCCTATG CCCCACCAGCTGCTTCGGAGTGGGCAGCCCCGAGGGGGAAGGGCCGGCCTGGGAGGAGCCAGCTGCCCCTCGGGACGTGTTCTCAGGCCCTGCCCGCTGCCCTGCCCCATACACCTTCTCCTTTGAGATGCTGGTGACTGGGCCATGCCTGCTGGCAG GCCTGGAGAGCCCCTCTCATGCTCTGCGGGCAGATGCACCCCCTCATGCCAGCTCTGCAGCCACCATCTGTGTCACACTGGCAGAGGGCCACCACTGTGACCGGGCCTTGGAGATCCTGCTGCACCCCAGTG AGCCCCACCAGCCACACCTGATGCTGGAGGCTGGCAGCCTGAGCTCAGCAGAATACGAGGCCCAGGTGAGGGCCCGCCGGGATTTCCAGAGGCTGCAGCGAAGGGACAGTGATGGGGACCGGCAG GTGTGGTTCCTGCAGCGACGCTTCCACAAGGACATCCTGCTGAACCCCGTGCTGGTGCTGAGCTTCTGCCCGGACCTGAGCTCCAAGCCTGGACACCTGGGCACAGCCTCGCGGGAGCTCCTCTTCCTGGTGGATGGCAGCAGCGTGGCACACAAG GATGCCATCATTTTGGCTGTGAAGTCACTCCCGCCCCAGACACTCATCAACCTGGCCATGTTTGGCACGTCAGTGCAGCCCCTCTTCCCAGAGAGCCGGCCTTGCAGTGAT GATGCCGTGCAGCTCATCTGTGAGAGCATTGAGGCCCTGCAGGCTGTGGTCGGCCCTCCAGATGTGCTGGCTGTGCTGGACTGggccctggggcagccccagCACAGGGCCCACCCTCGGCAGCTCTTCCTGCTCACCGCTGCTTCACCCCTGGCCACCGTTACCCACCAAACCCTGGAGCTCGTGAGGTGGCACAGGGGGGCAGCCAG GTGCTTCTCCTTTGGGCTGGGGCCTGCCTGCCGCCAGCTGCTCCAGGGCCTGTCTGCTCTTAGCCGGGGCCAGGCCTACTTCCTGAGGCCTGGGGAAAGGCTTCAGCCCAAG CTGGTGCAGGCTCTGCGGAAGGCACTGGAGCCCGCATTGAGCGACGTCTCTGTAGACTGGTTTGTTCCTGATACGGTGGAGGCACTGCTGACTCCTCGGGAGATCCCAGCACTCTACCCTGGGGACCAGCTGCTCGGTTACTGCTCACTCTTCAGGGTGGATGGCTTCCGGTCCCGCCCCCCTGGG GGCCAAGAGCCTGGCTGGCAGAGCTTGGGCGGTTCCGTGTTCCCATCCCCAGAGGAAGCACCATCTGCCACCAGCCCTGGAACTGAGCCCACTGGCACCTCAGAGCCACTGGGAACAGGCACTGTGTCAGCAGAGCTGTCCAGCCCGTGGGCTGCTGGGGACTCAGAGCAGA GTACTGATGCTCTGACAGACCCAGTTACGGACCCTGGACCTAACCCCTCCTCTGAAACAGCCATATGGCGCCGCATCTTCCAGTCCTCATACATCCGGGAGCAGTATGTGCTCACCCACTGCTCTGccagcccagagccaggcccAGGCTCCACAGGCAGCAGCGAGTCCCCAGTCTCCCAGGGCCCTGGCTCCCCAGAAGGCAGTGCTCCCCTGGATCCCCCTTCTCAGCAGGGCTGccgcagcctggcctggggagaACCTGCAGGCTCCCATTCCTGCCCCTTGCCTCCACCCCCACTGGCTCCAGTCAAG ACTGGGGCCTTGAGTGCTGAGGTGCTGGGCCGTCGATGCAGAGCAGCTCTGGCTGGTCGAAGCCTCTCATCACCCCCAGGCCGGGCCAACCCAGTCCCTGGCCATCCCCGACACCCATCTCTAGATGTAGCACCAGATGGGCCAGGCCCTGAGCCAGGGCAGCAGCTGGGACAGGGCCTGGATGACTCAG GAAACCTGCTCTCCCCGGCTCCCATGGACTGGGACATGTTGATGGAACCACCGTTCTTGTTCACAGCTGTTCCTCACAATGGGGAGTTGGCCACTCCCCCAGTACCACTGCCTCCCCAGGCTCCACGCTGCCACGTGGTGATCCGGGGCCTGTGTGGGAAGCAGCCTATGTGCTGGGaggtgggtgttgggctggagACATTATGGGGGCCTGTGGATGGTGGCTCACAGCTTCCATCACCCCCTGAAAGAGAAAGTGCGTGGGACCAAGCACTCCATCGACTGACAGCAGCTTCTGTGGTCCGGGACAATGAGCAGCTGGCTCTCCGAGGAGGGGGCGAGACCATGACTGACCAGG GCCATGCCCGGAGGTCCTGGCTCCGAGCCCTTCAGACAAGCAAGGtcagctctgctccctcctgcttCACCTGCCCTGTAGCTGTGGATGCCACCACCAGGGAAGTCCTGCCCACAGCCCTGCAGGTGCGGAGCTCAG AGCCAGCCGAGCCCCCAGGCACCTCTCCTGGCTCTCAGGGCCATCTAGATGCAGCTCCTCTGCCCACAGTTGTCCACTCTAAAG GTGGCTGGGACCTGGATCAAAATGGCAACTCCAACTCTGCTTTGGGAGACTCTGCAGTGGCCCCCGGAAGTCCTCATCACCTgtccccccagcctccctctcagCTTAGCCTGGGGCATCGCAAGGCCAGAGGCCCAGGCAGCCATAGACTCTGCAGCCCCAACAGCAGCCAGGCCAATGACAGCAACAGTGAAGGCAGCCCCCACGATTACTTGCCCTTG gTTCGGCTGCAGGAGGCGCCTGGGTCCTTTCGCTTGGACGCGCCCTTCTGCGCCGCGGTGCGCATCTCACGGGAGCGCCTGTGCCGCGCCTCTCCCTTCGCAGCGCATCGCGCCAGCTTGAGCCCCACTTCGGCCTCCTCTCCCTGGGCACTTCTAGGACACGGTGTCGGCCAAGGCGACAGTGCCACGGCCTCCTGTAGCCCATCCCCCAGCTCAGGCTCCGAGGGTCCAGGCCAGGTAGACAGTGGGCGGGGCTCAGACACCGAGGCCTCGGAAGGGGCCGAAGGGCCTGGTGGTGTGGACCTGCGTGGCCGGACTTGGGCCACAGCTGTGGCGCTTGCCTGGCTGGAGCACCGCTGTGCCGCTGCCTTTGGCGAATGGGAACTGGCAGCAGCTAAGGCGGACTGTTGGCTGCGGGCACAGCACCTGCCTGACGGCCTTGACCTGGCCAACCTCAAGGCTGCAGCCCGGGGTCTCTTCCTGCTGCTACGCCACTGGGACCAGAACCTGCAGCTGCACCTGCTGTGCTACAGCCCAGCAAACATGTGA
- the VWA5B2 gene encoding von Willebrand factor A domain-containing protein 5B2 isoform X3: protein MPGLYCPSSWTPLPLTDSWVRACANGPCLSLRARLTYHNPQPQPVDGVFVYPLAEAEVVSGFEAEAAGRRVSFQLQSRRRSQAACCRALGPALGASTPRRCAQGHLVLDLAQARSTLVLPTGLIAAAGTMTVTLHSSRELPSRPDGVLHVALPSVLTPLAPPGPPGPPRPPGLCDDSPTSCFGVGSPEGEGPAWEEPAAPRDVFSGPARCPAPYTFSFEMLVTGPCLLAGLESPSHALRADAPPHASSAATICVTLAEGHHCDRALEILLHPSEPHQPHLMLEAGSLSSAEYEAQVRARRDFQRLQRRDSDGDRQVWFLQRRFHKDILLNPVLVLSFCPDLSSKPGHLGTASRELLFLVDGSSVAHKDAIILAVKSLPPQTLINLAMFGTSVQPLFPESRPCSDDAVQLICESIEALQAVVGPPDVLAVLDWALGQPQHRAHPRQLFLLTAASPLATVTHQTLELVRWHRGAARCFSFGLGPACRQLLQGLSALSRGQAYFLRPGERLQPKLVQALRKALEPALSDVSVDWFVPDTVEALLTPREIPALYPGDQLLGYCSLFRVDGFRSRPPGGQEPGWQSLGGSVFPSPEEAPSATSPGTEPTGTSEPLGTGTVSAELSSPWAAGDSEQSTDALTDPVTDPGPNPSSETAIWRRIFQSSYIREQYVLTHCSASPEPGPGSTGSSESPVSQGPGSPEGSAPLDPPSQQGCRSLAWGEPAGSHSCPLPPPPLAPVKTGALSAEVLGRRCRAALAGRSLSSPPGRANPVPGHPRHPSLDVAPDGPGPEPGQQLGQGLDDSGNLLSPAPMDWDMLMEPPFLFTAVPHNGELATPPVPLPPQAPRCHVVIRGLCGKQPMCWEVGVGLETLWGPVDGGSQLPSPPERESAWDQALHRLTAASVVRDNEQLALRGGGETMTDQGHARRSWLRALQTSKVSSAPSCFTCPVAVDATTREVLPTALQVRSSEPAEPPGTSPGSQGHLDAAPLPTVVHSKELQGGSLAGGWDLDQNGNSNSALGDSAVAPGSPHHLSPQPPSQLSLGHRKARGPGSHRLCSPNSSQANDSNSEGSPHDYLPLVRLQEAPGSFRLDAPFCAAVRISRERLCRASPFAAHRASLSPTSASSPWALLGHGVGQGDSATASCSPSPSSGSEGPGQVDSGRGSDTEASEGAEGPGGVDLRGRTWATAVALAWLEHRCAAAFGEWELAAAKADCWLRAQHLPDGLDLANLKAAARGLFLLLRHWDQNLQLHLLCYSPANM from the exons ATGCCTGGCCTGTACTGCCCCTCCAGCTGGACGCCGCTGCCCCTCACGGACTCCTGGGTCCGGGCCTGCGCCAACGGACCCTGTCTCAGCCTGCGGGCCCGGCTCACCTACCACAACCCGCAGCCGCAGCCAGTGGACG GCGTGTTCGTGTATCCGCTGGCCGAGGCCGAAGTGGTTTCGGGCTTCGAGGCAGAGGCGGCAGGACGGCGCGTCTCCTTCCAGCTGCAGAGCCGGCGCCGCTCGCAGGCCGCCTGCTGCCGCGCGCTGGGTCCCGCGCTGGGGGCCTCAACGCCCCGCCGCTGCGCGCAGG GTCATCTTGTCTTGGATCTGGCCCAGGCCCGGTCCACGCTGGTGCTGCCCACAGGCCTCATCGCCGCGGCCGGCACCATGACAGTGACCCTGCACAGCAGCCGGGAGCTGCCCTCCAGGCCTGACGGGGTGCTGCACGTGGCTCTACCCTCTGTGCTCACCCCTCTGGCCCCTCCAGGCCCGCCGGGGCCCCCCAGGCCTCCGGGGCTCTGTGACGACAG CCCCACCAGCTGCTTCGGAGTGGGCAGCCCCGAGGGGGAAGGGCCGGCCTGGGAGGAGCCAGCTGCCCCTCGGGACGTGTTCTCAGGCCCTGCCCGCTGCCCTGCCCCATACACCTTCTCCTTTGAGATGCTGGTGACTGGGCCATGCCTGCTGGCAG GCCTGGAGAGCCCCTCTCATGCTCTGCGGGCAGATGCACCCCCTCATGCCAGCTCTGCAGCCACCATCTGTGTCACACTGGCAGAGGGCCACCACTGTGACCGGGCCTTGGAGATCCTGCTGCACCCCAGTG AGCCCCACCAGCCACACCTGATGCTGGAGGCTGGCAGCCTGAGCTCAGCAGAATACGAGGCCCAGGTGAGGGCCCGCCGGGATTTCCAGAGGCTGCAGCGAAGGGACAGTGATGGGGACCGGCAG GTGTGGTTCCTGCAGCGACGCTTCCACAAGGACATCCTGCTGAACCCCGTGCTGGTGCTGAGCTTCTGCCCGGACCTGAGCTCCAAGCCTGGACACCTGGGCACAGCCTCGCGGGAGCTCCTCTTCCTGGTGGATGGCAGCAGCGTGGCACACAAG GATGCCATCATTTTGGCTGTGAAGTCACTCCCGCCCCAGACACTCATCAACCTGGCCATGTTTGGCACGTCAGTGCAGCCCCTCTTCCCAGAGAGCCGGCCTTGCAGTGAT GATGCCGTGCAGCTCATCTGTGAGAGCATTGAGGCCCTGCAGGCTGTGGTCGGCCCTCCAGATGTGCTGGCTGTGCTGGACTGggccctggggcagccccagCACAGGGCCCACCCTCGGCAGCTCTTCCTGCTCACCGCTGCTTCACCCCTGGCCACCGTTACCCACCAAACCCTGGAGCTCGTGAGGTGGCACAGGGGGGCAGCCAG GTGCTTCTCCTTTGGGCTGGGGCCTGCCTGCCGCCAGCTGCTCCAGGGCCTGTCTGCTCTTAGCCGGGGCCAGGCCTACTTCCTGAGGCCTGGGGAAAGGCTTCAGCCCAAG CTGGTGCAGGCTCTGCGGAAGGCACTGGAGCCCGCATTGAGCGACGTCTCTGTAGACTGGTTTGTTCCTGATACGGTGGAGGCACTGCTGACTCCTCGGGAGATCCCAGCACTCTACCCTGGGGACCAGCTGCTCGGTTACTGCTCACTCTTCAGGGTGGATGGCTTCCGGTCCCGCCCCCCTGGG GGCCAAGAGCCTGGCTGGCAGAGCTTGGGCGGTTCCGTGTTCCCATCCCCAGAGGAAGCACCATCTGCCACCAGCCCTGGAACTGAGCCCACTGGCACCTCAGAGCCACTGGGAACAGGCACTGTGTCAGCAGAGCTGTCCAGCCCGTGGGCTGCTGGGGACTCAGAGCAGA GTACTGATGCTCTGACAGACCCAGTTACGGACCCTGGACCTAACCCCTCCTCTGAAACAGCCATATGGCGCCGCATCTTCCAGTCCTCATACATCCGGGAGCAGTATGTGCTCACCCACTGCTCTGccagcccagagccaggcccAGGCTCCACAGGCAGCAGCGAGTCCCCAGTCTCCCAGGGCCCTGGCTCCCCAGAAGGCAGTGCTCCCCTGGATCCCCCTTCTCAGCAGGGCTGccgcagcctggcctggggagaACCTGCAGGCTCCCATTCCTGCCCCTTGCCTCCACCCCCACTGGCTCCAGTCAAG ACTGGGGCCTTGAGTGCTGAGGTGCTGGGCCGTCGATGCAGAGCAGCTCTGGCTGGTCGAAGCCTCTCATCACCCCCAGGCCGGGCCAACCCAGTCCCTGGCCATCCCCGACACCCATCTCTAGATGTAGCACCAGATGGGCCAGGCCCTGAGCCAGGGCAGCAGCTGGGACAGGGCCTGGATGACTCAG GAAACCTGCTCTCCCCGGCTCCCATGGACTGGGACATGTTGATGGAACCACCGTTCTTGTTCACAGCTGTTCCTCACAATGGGGAGTTGGCCACTCCCCCAGTACCACTGCCTCCCCAGGCTCCACGCTGCCACGTGGTGATCCGGGGCCTGTGTGGGAAGCAGCCTATGTGCTGGGaggtgggtgttgggctggagACATTATGGGGGCCTGTGGATGGTGGCTCACAGCTTCCATCACCCCCTGAAAGAGAAAGTGCGTGGGACCAAGCACTCCATCGACTGACAGCAGCTTCTGTGGTCCGGGACAATGAGCAGCTGGCTCTCCGAGGAGGGGGCGAGACCATGACTGACCAGG GCCATGCCCGGAGGTCCTGGCTCCGAGCCCTTCAGACAAGCAAGGtcagctctgctccctcctgcttCACCTGCCCTGTAGCTGTGGATGCCACCACCAGGGAAGTCCTGCCCACAGCCCTGCAGGTGCGGAGCTCAG AGCCAGCCGAGCCCCCAGGCACCTCTCCTGGCTCTCAGGGCCATCTAGATGCAGCTCCTCTGCCCACAGTTGTCCACTCTAAAG AACTTCAGGGAGGCTCTCTGGCAGGTGGCTGGGACCTGGATCAAAATGGCAACTCCAACTCTGCTTTGGGAGACTCTGCAGTGGCCCCCGGAAGTCCTCATCACCTgtccccccagcctccctctcagCTTAGCCTGGGGCATCGCAAGGCCAGAGGCCCAGGCAGCCATAGACTCTGCAGCCCCAACAGCAGCCAGGCCAATGACAGCAACAGTGAAGGCAGCCCCCACGATTACTTGCCCTTG gTTCGGCTGCAGGAGGCGCCTGGGTCCTTTCGCTTGGACGCGCCCTTCTGCGCCGCGGTGCGCATCTCACGGGAGCGCCTGTGCCGCGCCTCTCCCTTCGCAGCGCATCGCGCCAGCTTGAGCCCCACTTCGGCCTCCTCTCCCTGGGCACTTCTAGGACACGGTGTCGGCCAAGGCGACAGTGCCACGGCCTCCTGTAGCCCATCCCCCAGCTCAGGCTCCGAGGGTCCAGGCCAGGTAGACAGTGGGCGGGGCTCAGACACCGAGGCCTCGGAAGGGGCCGAAGGGCCTGGTGGTGTGGACCTGCGTGGCCGGACTTGGGCCACAGCTGTGGCGCTTGCCTGGCTGGAGCACCGCTGTGCCGCTGCCTTTGGCGAATGGGAACTGGCAGCAGCTAAGGCGGACTGTTGGCTGCGGGCACAGCACCTGCCTGACGGCCTTGACCTGGCCAACCTCAAGGCTGCAGCCCGGGGTCTCTTCCTGCTGCTACGCCACTGGGACCAGAACCTGCAGCTGCACCTGCTGTGCTACAGCCCAGCAAACATGTGA